The following coding sequences lie in one archaeon CG10_big_fil_rev_8_21_14_0_10_43_11 genomic window:
- a CDS encoding NAD(P)H-hydrate dehydratase, whose translation MGSVYITPQDLVIPARAKRSHKGDNGRVLIVGGSPEYVGASALAGIAALHSGADSVMIAAPQKVAWAINLISSDLMTHKLSGAYLKESHKTVIARLAKDADVLLFGNGAGLHDSTLKLFKHLASFNMPKVVDADAIKALSAQELSNAIVTPHKRELELFLQNSGLDPATKPEHLRQSLPFFFDKNNVLLVKGSTDVIISKKNVWYNTTGNPGMTKSGTGDVLAGLCAGFFAQLKDAPQAAVNAAFISGRSGDALLDEKQWYTYLASDVAKEVSRVMISLKD comes from the coding sequence GTGGGAAGCGTATACATAACGCCTCAGGATTTGGTTATTCCTGCGCGCGCAAAGCGAAGCCATAAAGGTGATAATGGGCGTGTGCTTATTGTCGGCGGGTCGCCTGAGTACGTTGGCGCGAGCGCGCTTGCAGGCATTGCAGCACTGCATTCCGGCGCGGACAGTGTTATGATTGCAGCACCGCAAAAAGTTGCGTGGGCAATTAACCTAATCAGCTCTGACCTTATGACGCACAAACTTTCTGGTGCGTATCTTAAAGAATCACACAAGACCGTGATTGCGCGTCTTGCAAAAGATGCGGATGTGCTTTTGTTTGGCAATGGCGCAGGACTTCATGATTCAACACTAAAACTCTTTAAGCATCTTGCATCATTTAACATGCCTAAAGTGGTTGATGCTGATGCGATTAAAGCATTAAGCGCCCAAGAGCTTTCAAACGCGATTGTCACGCCTCACAAGCGCGAGCTTGAACTATTCTTGCAAAACTCAGGTCTTGACCCTGCAACAAAGCCCGAGCACTTGCGTCAATCTCTTCCGTTCTTTTTTGACAAGAATAATGTGCTTCTCGTTAAAGGTTCAACTGATGTTATTATCAGCAAGAAAAACGTGTGGTACAACACAACGGGAAACCCGGGAATGACTAAATCAGGAACTGGTGACGTGCTTGCTGGTTTGTGCGCTGGTTTTTTTGCGCAACTCAAAGATGCGCCGCAAGCAGCAGTGAATGCTGCGTTTATTAGTGGAAGAAGTGGGGATGCATTATTAGACGAGAAGCAATGGTACACCTATCTGGCAAGTGATGTGGCAAAGGAAGTTTCACGCGTTATGATTTCACTCAAGGACTAA